The genomic DNA GGCAGCGTGTGGCCGCGCCGGAAGCGGTTCCGGCAGAGGCGGGAGACTGATGAAGAATCGCCTGATGAAGAAACGCCTGATGAAGAAACGCTGCGCCCAGCTTGCGCTCATCGCCATTCTCGCGTTCACCGTCATGGGCGCGGGCGACAATGCCACGCGCTTCAACGCGCTCGGACACGGCATGATCTGTCCCTGTGGCTGCAACCAGATCCTGCTGGAGTGCAACCACGTCGGCTGCCAGTACTCCGACCGCATGCGCGGCGAGTTGCAGACCATGATCTCGAACGGTCAGGCGGACGAAGCCATCACGCAAGCGTTCGTCCTGAAATACGGCAACACCATCCTGGCCGCGCCGACGAAGACGGGCTTCAACCTGGTGGCGTGGGTCGTGCCGTTCGTCGTACTGGGCGCCGCGACGTTCTTTGCCGGATTAGTCGTCCGGCGCTGGCGCAGCGACGATGCCCTCGCGCCGCTGC from Acidobacteriota bacterium includes the following:
- a CDS encoding cytochrome c-type biogenesis protein CcmH, coding for MKNRLMKKRLMKKRCAQLALIAILAFTVMGAGDNATRFNALGHGMICPCGCNQILLECNHVGCQYSDRMRGELQTMISNGQADEAITQAFVLKYGNTILAAPTKTGFNLVAWVVPFVVLGAATFFAGLVVRRWRSDDALAPLPAAAGDGADGFERYREQARRETGL